In the genome of Acetobacter oryzifermentans, one region contains:
- the ftsZ gene encoding cell division protein FtsZ has protein sequence MTLNLTVPPQTHADFSPKITVIGVGGGGTNAVDNMIASNLQGVDFVVANTDAQSLEKSLADSRIQLGPHLTHGLGAGAKPEVGRAAAEEAADEIARYLDGAHMVFITTGMGGGTGTGAAPVIARMARERNILTIGVVSKPFAYEGKRRGRVADEGIKELQQYVDTLIVIPNQNLFRIANERTTLREAYQLADQVLNMGVRGVTDLMMDRGYVNLDFADIRSVMAEMGKAMMGTGEGEGENRAVEAAEAAISNPLLEDTCMSTAKGLLVNVTGGEDMTFFEAEEAFNRVCREVPEDANMIFGTVIDEKMSGRIRVSVVATGIDMPSDSTDRPHLVAVEGEAPAEQPQAAVGGAAPAPTTAPAPPTTTQAAPSTQATAAPQHAQVFQPAGANNVSAPPAHTVPVQAAPTAATNHQPQQLRPAVSPRAGLFTETPRQPAAAPQQQEAPAHRSLFGRVTGAFRRNGADASRQEPNAQPRPTISQADQGSGLRSGEGDSGLEIPTFLRR, from the coding sequence ATGACACTCAACCTGACCGTTCCACCCCAAACACATGCTGATTTTTCCCCAAAAATCACAGTTATTGGTGTTGGCGGTGGGGGAACGAACGCAGTTGACAACATGATTGCGTCCAACCTGCAGGGGGTTGATTTTGTTGTTGCCAACACCGATGCCCAAAGTCTGGAAAAAAGTCTGGCAGATAGCCGAATCCAGCTTGGCCCACATCTGACCCACGGTTTGGGTGCCGGCGCAAAGCCAGAAGTAGGCCGGGCTGCGGCAGAAGAAGCAGCAGATGAAATTGCACGGTATCTGGATGGCGCTCACATGGTTTTTATCACCACCGGCATGGGTGGTGGCACGGGCACAGGCGCAGCCCCCGTTATTGCCCGCATGGCGCGTGAGCGGAATATTCTGACCATCGGTGTTGTCAGTAAGCCTTTTGCTTATGAAGGCAAACGCCGTGGACGCGTTGCGGATGAAGGTATCAAGGAACTTCAGCAGTATGTTGATACGCTGATTGTTATTCCCAACCAGAACCTTTTCCGTATTGCCAACGAACGTACGACCCTACGTGAAGCCTATCAACTGGCTGATCAGGTGCTCAACATGGGCGTGCGCGGCGTAACCGATCTGATGATGGATCGTGGTTACGTTAATCTGGATTTTGCCGATATCCGCAGCGTTATGGCTGAAATGGGCAAAGCCATGATGGGCACAGGTGAAGGTGAAGGTGAAAACCGCGCTGTAGAAGCAGCAGAAGCCGCTATTTCCAACCCGCTGCTGGAAGATACCTGCATGTCCACCGCCAAGGGCCTGCTGGTGAACGTAACCGGTGGCGAAGACATGACCTTCTTTGAAGCAGAAGAAGCATTTAACCGTGTCTGCCGTGAAGTGCCTGAAGACGCGAACATGATCTTCGGGACTGTTATTGATGAAAAAATGAGCGGCCGTATCCGGGTATCTGTGGTTGCCACTGGCATTGATATGCCTTCCGATTCGACCGATCGTCCGCATTTGGTGGCGGTTGAGGGTGAGGCTCCGGCAGAACAGCCGCAGGCTGCTGTTGGTGGCGCCGCGCCAGCGCCGACTACTGCGCCTGCTCCACCCACAACAACGCAGGCTGCGCCTTCTACACAGGCCACAGCGGCACCGCAGCATGCGCAGGTTTTTCAGCCCGCTGGCGCCAATAATGTTTCTGCTCCGCCAGCACATACAGTGCCGGTACAGGCTGCGCCAACAGCAGCCACCAACCACCAGCCTCAACAGCTACGCCCGGCGGTATCTCCCCGCGCTGGTCTGTTTACTGAAACGCCGCGCCAACCCGCCGCAGCCCCTCAGCAGCAGGAAGCCCCAGCACATCGCAGCCTTTTTGGCCGCGTAACTGGTGCGTTCCGCCGCAACGGAGCCGATGCTTCCCGGCAGGAACCCAACGCTCAGCCGCGCCCCACCATCAGCCAAGCTGATCAGGGATCTGGCCTGCGTTCTGGTGAAGGAGATTCGGGGCTGGAAATTCCTACCTTCCTGCGCCGTTAA